A window of Oscillatoria sp. FACHB-1407 genomic DNA:
CAACAAAATTTAACTTCTGGACATTCTTCGTTAGCCCTAACACCTGGATTTCGCAGGTTATCGAGCAATGTAAAACCAGAAGAGGAGTTAGATCGTCTGTTTCAACTCAACCAGAGCTATTCAATTGCTTTATCAGGGAACTTCAGCCAGATGCTTCGCTAGCGTCTCAATCGTGGGATAGTCATACAACAATGTTGGGTCTAATTTCTTTCCCATCCAATCTTCTAAGTCACCTGTCATACCGACCGCTACTGAGGAGTCTAGACCATAGCGATCGAAGGGAATTGTAACGTTCACGTCTTCTGACTCAATCTCAAGTAAGTCAGCTAGGTAGGAAACAATCCACTCTTGTATTTCCGCTGCCGTTAACTGCAAGTGTGAACTACTTTCAAGGTCGGGTTGATTGGTTTCAGAATTTGTAGACACCATGACTTGTGAACTTTGGCTTTCCATCATTTATGCCCTTAATAAACTGACCACTTCATCAGTTGCTTTAACGTCGTCTTCAAAGTCCAGGCAGGCTTTCCGTCTGAATTGCCTAATGCAAAACTAGAGCTATACAAGAATTTGAGTCAGAAGGTAAAACCTCTTATGGTTAACACAATCCTTCTATAACTGAGTCAAATTCTATGTTCAGTAATTTTGTCTTGAGCAAGTAATACCTGTAACTG
This region includes:
- a CDS encoding acyl carrier protein, coding for MVSTNSETNQPDLESSSHLQLTAAEIQEWIVSYLADLLEIESEDVNVTIPFDRYGLDSSVAVGMTGDLEDWMGKKLDPTLLYDYPTIETLAKHLAEVP